A single genomic interval of bacterium harbors:
- a CDS encoding helix-turn-helix transcriptional regulator, with amino-acid sequence MKRQRTYSKYAKEAASLMGEQIKLGRKQKRWTENELAERADISRATLQKMEKDDMSCAVSLVFEVAILVNIPLFEQDAYSLYRQVEHIRDKVALLPQRIRTRQNSVDDNF; translated from the coding sequence ATGAAAAGACAACGGACCTATTCCAAATACGCAAAAGAAGCCGCCAGCCTTATGGGTGAGCAGATCAAACTGGGGCGCAAACAAAAAAGATGGACGGAGAATGAACTGGCCGAGCGTGCCGATATTTCCAGAGCCACGCTGCAAAAGATGGAAAAGGACGATATGAGTTGTGCCGTCAGTCTCGTCTTCGAGGTGGCGATTCTGGTGAACATCCCCCTGTTTGAGCAGGACGCCTACTCTCTCTACAGACAGGTAGAACACATCAGAGACAAAGTGGCATTGCTACCACAACGTATCCGAACGAGACAAAATTCGGTGGACGACAATTTTTGA
- a CDS encoding helix-turn-helix transcriptional regulator: MPKVIKFLGYKPILCPDDLMGRLSWYKQVNGLSLEKLGADMGRDPEQLSDWLSGRHKPCQRNREEIKRFLEGLSMGT; the protein is encoded by the coding sequence ATGCCGAAAGTCATCAAATTCCTCGGCTACAAGCCGATCCTCTGCCCGGATGATCTGATGGGGAGACTGTCTTGGTACAAGCAAGTCAACGGACTGTCTTTGGAAAAACTTGGTGCCGACATGGGCCGTGACCCGGAGCAGCTATCCGACTGGTTGAGTGGCCGGCACAAACCCTGCCAGCGAAATCGGGAGGAAATTAAGCGTTTCCTGGAAGGGCTTTCGATGGGGACGTAA
- a CDS encoding helix-turn-helix transcriptional regulator: MNIFYKFSNSTSTPHKIEIPLKIQPSKELTKEPVTLGDHLRRHCLELGLYQKDVAVQIGVTTYTIWNWKNG, from the coding sequence TTGAACATCTTTTACAAGTTTTCCAATTCAACCAGCACCCCACATAAAATCGAAATTCCCCTTAAAATACAACCATCTAAAGAACTCACCAAAGAACCGGTCACCCTTGGTGACCACCTGCGTCGCCATTGTCTTGAACTTGGATTGTATCAAAAAGATGTCGCTGTTCAGATTGGCGTGACCACCTACACCATCTGGAATTGGAAAAATGGCTAG
- a CDS encoding PLP-dependent aminotransferase family protein, with amino-acid sequence MERPGYLGAIQAFSLYTGSISQVELTGDGPDLDDLERQFRSVNSKLFYAIPNFQNPSGMSYSLEKRRKVAHLCGKHGIVLLEDDPYGELRFEGEHLPPIGSFGDSFGGDSHGGEGRWAGGHSIMLGTLSKVAAPGLRVGWVVAPDEIMERLLIAKQAADLHTSTFTQHLAWQYLADNDLDEHIEEIRERYRDQASCMVRMLEEQFPDEIGFTKPQGGMFLWVTLPEGCSSTDLFNRAIEKGVAFVPGEPFYADGSGKNTMRLNFSNADEQAIEEGMKRLAGCLKGYLAER; translated from the coding sequence ATGGAAAGACCTGGTTACCTGGGCGCCATACAGGCGTTTTCCCTCTACACAGGCAGCATCAGCCAGGTTGAACTGACGGGTGACGGGCCTGACCTCGATGATCTTGAAAGGCAGTTCAGGTCAGTAAACAGCAAGCTGTTTTATGCGATCCCGAACTTCCAGAACCCCTCCGGAATGAGCTACTCCCTGGAAAAACGCCGGAAAGTGGCCCACCTTTGCGGCAAACACGGGATCGTGCTGCTTGAAGACGATCCTTACGGAGAGCTGCGTTTTGAAGGTGAGCACCTGCCGCCCATCGGATCGTTTGGAGATAGCTTTGGTGGAGACAGCCACGGGGGAGAAGGACGTTGGGCAGGCGGCCACTCGATCATGCTGGGCACCCTCTCCAAGGTGGCTGCTCCGGGGCTGAGGGTGGGTTGGGTGGTGGCTCCTGATGAGATCATGGAACGGTTGCTCATTGCAAAACAGGCTGCTGACCTTCACACGAGCACCTTTACCCAGCATCTTGCATGGCAGTACCTTGCCGACAACGACCTGGATGAACATATCGAAGAAATTCGGGAACGGTACCGGGATCAGGCTTCCTGCATGGTCAGGATGCTGGAAGAGCAGTTTCCGGATGAGATCGGGTTCACCAAACCCCAGGGCGGCATGTTCCTGTGGGTGACACTGCCGGAGGGCTGCTCGAGCACAGATCTTTTCAACCGGGCTATCGAAAAGGGTGTCGCTTTTGTGCCCGGTGAGCCGTTTTACGCAGACGGGAGCGGGAAAAACACCATGCGCCTGAACTTCTCCAACGCCGATGAGCAGGCGATCGAGGAGGGGATGAAGCGCTTGGCGGGGTGTTTGAAGGGTTATTTAGCGGAACGCTAA
- a CDS encoding ASKHA domain-containing protein, which produces MNDDKNRKQPAAVVTVEGIGSYQVPTGRNLRETLRSEGVYVDGTCSDNGTCGRCVVRVVSGDAGKPTLQEAGLLGERSADHEHRLACRVIVNGDLNISIDQERMLEVDLTGRWKEVWGSPLWRPDLISTDGTGFGVAVDMGTTSIVAALFDMSHTRPLDIKSAPNPHLPWGEDIISRMDAADADSALVPRFSELIWTTVGELIRSLCLRSGVSIGRVTRVTAVGNSAVHHLSLGLPGKTLLLPPYVPFDGAARTDRALDLPFNMGLGRDAKVYFPPLVGGYAGSDALASTLAVKNTGVKIGALIDVGTNTEIAVWNGDEILVATAPSGPAFEGGHIKSGMRAVEGAVWRVEIKEGTLLTEVIGEGTAKGVCGTGIVDAIASMLRSGIVDSTGLIVEGSHPRVKDGKFVIGGEDARENDLEKNSVALKGEDVATVQKAKAAIAATFQLLLKSIGLDKRDLEQVYLAGAFGSRLNLANAVRIGLLPELPPDRYVLAGNTAMLGASMILLSEKAKFEGEKLVEKTIHHSVAGDPDFEDLFIDNLYFT; this is translated from the coding sequence ATGAATGATGATAAAAACCGGAAGCAACCTGCAGCCGTTGTAACCGTTGAAGGCATTGGTTCCTACCAAGTCCCAACGGGCAGAAACCTGCGTGAGACTTTGCGAAGTGAGGGTGTTTATGTGGACGGGACCTGTTCCGACAATGGCACCTGCGGGCGCTGTGTTGTGCGGGTTGTCAGTGGGGATGCCGGAAAACCCACCCTTCAGGAAGCCGGCCTGCTGGGAGAGCGGTCAGCGGATCACGAACATCGTCTGGCCTGCCGTGTCATTGTAAACGGGGATCTGAATATCTCCATTGACCAGGAGCGTATGCTGGAGGTGGACCTTACCGGACGGTGGAAAGAGGTTTGGGGCTCACCCCTCTGGCGGCCGGATCTTATTTCCACCGATGGCACCGGTTTCGGAGTGGCGGTAGATATGGGGACAACATCCATCGTCGCCGCTCTGTTCGATATGTCCCACACGCGACCACTGGATATAAAGTCAGCGCCAAACCCTCATTTACCCTGGGGGGAGGATATCATCTCCCGAATGGATGCTGCGGACGCAGACAGCGCCCTGGTTCCGCGTTTTAGTGAGCTGATCTGGACCACTGTAGGGGAGTTGATACGGTCTCTTTGCCTGAGAAGCGGTGTGTCCATAGGAAGGGTCACCAGGGTGACCGCGGTGGGTAATAGCGCTGTGCACCACCTTTCATTGGGGCTCCCGGGAAAAACCCTGCTCCTGCCCCCCTACGTGCCTTTCGATGGAGCTGCGCGCACGGACCGGGCCCTGGATCTCCCCTTTAATATGGGGCTGGGGAGGGATGCGAAAGTCTATTTTCCACCCCTCGTAGGCGGTTACGCAGGGAGCGACGCCCTGGCCTCTACTCTGGCTGTAAAGAACACAGGAGTGAAAATTGGGGCCCTCATTGATGTTGGAACGAACACCGAGATCGCTGTCTGGAACGGAGATGAGATCCTCGTAGCCACTGCCCCCTCAGGACCGGCCTTCGAGGGAGGGCATATAAAGTCGGGTATGAGGGCGGTTGAAGGAGCAGTCTGGCGCGTTGAAATCAAAGAGGGGACCCTCCTCACAGAGGTTATAGGGGAAGGAACAGCAAAGGGAGTTTGCGGGACAGGGATCGTGGATGCCATCGCCTCTATGCTGCGTTCCGGCATTGTGGACAGCACGGGACTGATTGTTGAGGGTTCTCACCCACGGGTGAAGGATGGAAAGTTCGTGATCGGCGGGGAGGACGCCCGGGAGAACGACCTGGAAAAGAACAGTGTGGCTCTGAAAGGTGAAGATGTGGCCACGGTGCAAAAAGCAAAGGCAGCTATAGCAGCGACCTTTCAGCTTCTCCTGAAAAGTATTGGTCTGGATAAGAGGGACCTTGAGCAGGTGTACCTTGCCGGGGCATTCGGCAGCCGCCTGAACCTGGCCAACGCTGTCAGGATCGGCCTTCTGCCTGAACTGCCGCCGGACCGGTACGTTCTGGCCGGGAATACAGCTATGCTTGGAGCTTCCATGATCCTGTTATCTGAAAAAGCGAAGTTTGAGGGTGAAAAACTGGTAGAGAAAACAATCCATCACAGTGTCGCAGGGGACCCGGACTTCGAAGATCTGTTCATCGATAACCTCTACTTTACCTGA
- a CDS encoding MFS transporter — translation MHTETAHASSPAVSRWWILFLVHLSVLAFGLNLQMIPPLLPRLIAEIGLTHTQVGVLMGLFTLPGIFLAIPGGRVSDTIGPRSVALWSLALLTVGALLMVPLHPWFLYLGRLCSGIGGGVLVVVAPQIIARTFHGRELGMAMGIFNTAVPIGTIAAFNLLGFFAGRFGIPVVFMATASFSFVAMTAFFLTYADPQQGLRQAPAAEKEKPPPLGGAIWLISLVWVLFNISILAYFTYAIDHFTGGGMVPSAARFSGSLPMLLSIFLTPVAGFAMHRYGLRWSLLIAGCAVASAAILLILTPDHTMIIVWSLFLGIGISMVPPAVFTIIGEVVPPARAGAAFGLMTTIFNLGIFFGIPLIGHVRDLTSTYRVSFILMSIIMAMGAVAAALSTRMVSR, via the coding sequence ATGCACACCGAGACTGCTCACGCTTCCTCTCCAGCCGTTTCCAGATGGTGGATCCTTTTTTTGGTCCACCTTTCCGTGCTTGCATTCGGTCTCAATTTGCAGATGATCCCGCCCCTGCTTCCCAGGCTGATCGCTGAAATAGGCCTCACACATACACAGGTGGGAGTTCTCATGGGACTCTTCACCCTGCCCGGTATCTTTCTGGCCATCCCGGGGGGAAGGGTCTCCGATACCATCGGACCCAGGAGTGTCGCCCTCTGGTCTTTGGCGCTGCTCACTGTGGGGGCCCTTCTCATGGTACCCCTTCACCCGTGGTTCCTCTATCTTGGGAGGCTCTGCTCGGGCATCGGCGGCGGTGTTCTGGTGGTCGTAGCCCCACAGATCATCGCACGCACTTTTCACGGACGGGAACTGGGAATGGCAATGGGTATTTTCAACACAGCGGTACCCATTGGGACTATTGCAGCCTTTAACCTTCTCGGCTTTTTTGCCGGCAGGTTCGGCATTCCCGTGGTTTTTATGGCCACGGCCTCCTTCTCCTTTGTGGCGATGACCGCGTTCTTTCTCACTTATGCCGACCCCCAGCAGGGTTTAAGGCAAGCCCCTGCAGCCGAAAAGGAAAAACCGCCGCCCCTGGGTGGGGCTATCTGGCTGATATCCCTGGTGTGGGTCCTCTTTAACATATCCATCCTCGCCTACTTTACCTACGCCATAGATCACTTCACCGGGGGTGGCATGGTGCCTTCTGCGGCGCGTTTTTCAGGCAGTCTGCCCATGCTTCTTTCCATCTTTCTAACCCCTGTGGCGGGTTTCGCCATGCACCGTTACGGACTGCGATGGTCCCTGCTTATTGCTGGCTGCGCGGTGGCCTCGGCAGCCATCCTTCTCATTCTGACACCGGACCACACCATGATCATAGTATGGTCTCTTTTCCTGGGCATCGGGATATCCATGGTTCCGCCTGCTGTGTTCACTATCATCGGGGAGGTGGTTCCTCCAGCCAGGGCAGGGGCCGCCTTCGGTTTGATGACGACGATCTTCAACCTGGGAATCTTCTTCGGCATCCCTCTCATTGGTCATGTGAGAGACCTGACTTCCACCTACCGGGTCAGCTTTATCCTCATGTCCATCATAATGGCTATGGGTGCAGTTGCTGCAGCACTTTCAACACGTATGGTATCAAGATGA
- a CDS encoding SDR family oxidoreductase codes for MTLKGLTALVTGGSRGIGAACCELLAANGASVGVNYLGNKEAADQVVGRIRGSGGKALPVQADVRDRAQVDQMIAAVQSGLGSVNILVNNANIGFPVKPFGEYVWDEMHGKLSGEIGSSFNCCQAVIPGMAEKGMGRIINISSGLSRTPGNGFVAHTTAKSGLDAFTKALAFELGPQGITVNTVAPGLTETDATSWMPKESKAGAAAHTPLRRIGLPEDVAGAVLFFASSYSGFITGTWLPVDGGNTMI; via the coding sequence ATGACCCTGAAAGGACTGACTGCATTGGTCACAGGAGGCAGCCGGGGGATCGGCGCGGCATGCTGTGAATTGCTGGCCGCCAACGGGGCCTCCGTAGGTGTCAACTATCTCGGTAATAAAGAAGCTGCGGACCAGGTTGTGGGTCGGATTCGTGGGTCAGGCGGCAAAGCCCTCCCTGTACAGGCTGACGTCCGTGATCGTGCACAGGTAGATCAAATGATCGCCGCAGTTCAAAGTGGCCTGGGAAGTGTAAACATCCTTGTCAACAACGCAAACATAGGCTTTCCGGTCAAACCTTTCGGAGAGTATGTGTGGGACGAGATGCATGGGAAACTGAGTGGTGAGATAGGATCATCCTTTAACTGCTGTCAGGCTGTCATTCCCGGTATGGCGGAAAAAGGCATGGGACGGATCATTAACATCAGCAGCGGCCTTTCCCGCACTCCTGGAAACGGATTTGTAGCCCACACCACTGCCAAATCGGGGCTGGACGCCTTTACGAAAGCCCTCGCTTTCGAACTGGGGCCTCAGGGGATCACGGTCAACACGGTTGCTCCGGGACTGACCGAAACGGATGCGACATCCTGGATGCCCAAAGAATCTAAAGCTGGAGCGGCAGCCCATACGCCCCTGCGGCGCATCGGGCTGCCCGAGGATGTTGCCGGCGCGGTCCTGTTCTTCGCGAGCAGCTATAGCGGGTTTATTACCGGGACCTGGCTGCCCGTTGACGGCGGGAATACGATGATTTAA
- a CDS encoding zinc-dependent alcohol dehydrogenase family protein, producing the protein MRAMLLEKPAPISTSPLKRVEIDSPVPEPHQIAVKVAACGVCHTDLHTVEGDLQLPWLPLIPGHQVVGKVEVLGKNVTRFKVGDRVGIAWLHWTCGSCRFCTSGRENLCPEAQFTGFHHNGGYSDFVCAPEKFAYHLPEGFSDIQAAPLLCAGIIGYRALELTGIQAGGRLGLYGFGASAHVTIQIARHRGIEVYVFSRGEGHRRLAKELGAVWTGQVPDRPHDRLDASIIFAPAGDLVPPALEALDRGGTLVLGGIHMSPVPVLDYKRHLYCEKTLRSVTASTRRDGQEFLELAASIPVRTQVTTYPLMEANRALRDIKEGRIDGAAVLIP; encoded by the coding sequence ATGCGAGCCATGCTCCTCGAAAAACCTGCTCCAATTTCAACCTCCCCTCTGAAGAGGGTTGAGATAGACTCTCCTGTCCCCGAGCCGCATCAGATAGCCGTAAAAGTCGCCGCGTGCGGAGTATGTCATACTGACCTTCACACCGTGGAGGGAGACCTGCAGCTTCCCTGGCTTCCCCTGATCCCCGGGCATCAGGTGGTTGGAAAAGTTGAAGTCCTCGGTAAAAATGTTACGCGGTTCAAGGTGGGGGACAGGGTCGGTATTGCCTGGCTGCATTGGACATGTGGCTCCTGCAGGTTCTGCACTTCAGGCAGAGAGAACCTGTGCCCTGAGGCGCAATTCACAGGCTTTCATCATAACGGCGGGTATTCAGACTTCGTCTGTGCTCCCGAAAAGTTCGCCTATCATCTTCCGGAAGGTTTTTCGGACATTCAGGCTGCGCCCCTTCTTTGTGCCGGTATCATCGGGTACAGAGCGCTTGAACTGACGGGAATCCAGGCCGGAGGGCGGTTGGGCCTTTACGGGTTCGGTGCCTCGGCTCACGTTACTATCCAGATAGCGCGTCACAGGGGAATTGAAGTCTATGTGTTTTCGAGAGGGGAGGGTCACAGAAGGCTGGCTAAAGAGCTGGGTGCTGTCTGGACCGGGCAGGTGCCTGATCGTCCACACGACCGTCTGGATGCTTCTATCATATTTGCGCCAGCAGGGGACCTGGTGCCGCCGGCGCTCGAAGCCCTGGATCGTGGCGGGACCCTGGTCCTCGGTGGGATCCATATGAGCCCTGTTCCCGTCCTGGATTACAAACGCCATCTGTACTGCGAAAAGACCCTGCGAAGTGTCACAGCCAGTACGCGCAGGGACGGGCAGGAGTTTCTGGAACTTGCCGCTTCGATCCCGGTGCGTACGCAAGTTACAACGTACCCTCTGATGGAGGCAAACCGGGCACTGCGCGATATCAAGGAAGGGAGAATAGACGGAGCTGCAGTACTCATTCCATGA
- a CDS encoding solute carrier family 23 protein, with protein sequence MIDLRYTLDQRPPLAKNFLYAIQWLVVVLPLVVISARLMAAFLNMEGAEASVLFQKMLLLVGIVTSVQCFRGHRYPLVDGPSAALLLSVAALASGGYGAVLGGMLTGGLLLFLLGAAGMVDRLTALFTGRVVGVVLILISLTFLPYLYPMVIGKGPGRPNGDPVTLVVALVVTLAIILISSYGKGYFKNLSILLGILLGYGIMAAGGRLDLSFVSSVPFLSVPWPLHGPRLEFSFAGTISFFMANLAVLINGLGSFTAVSKVVGDENLEKRVKRGITLTGVSGMLAALTGTLGTVSYSQSPGVIMVTRVGSRYPVLLCGIIMCVLSFFTRFTAILVSVPEGVVGAALLVTLAAMVGLGISIIGGEPGGDTIRDHLVVGLPLLLGTSASMLPSGFLEMLPNAVRGIVGNGLIVGITAVLSLEHLVLKESRVQDPKSKV encoded by the coding sequence ATGATCGATCTGCGCTACACACTGGACCAGAGGCCGCCTCTGGCCAAAAATTTCCTCTACGCCATACAGTGGCTGGTAGTGGTGCTGCCCCTGGTGGTTATATCTGCTCGCCTTATGGCAGCCTTTCTTAATATGGAAGGGGCTGAGGCTTCGGTCCTTTTCCAGAAGATGCTGCTTCTTGTGGGCATTGTCACTTCAGTCCAGTGTTTCAGAGGGCACAGGTATCCTCTGGTAGATGGTCCCTCTGCTGCCCTGCTGCTCTCCGTGGCCGCGCTTGCATCTGGGGGTTATGGTGCGGTGCTGGGCGGGATGCTCACCGGAGGTCTTCTCCTGTTTCTTCTGGGAGCAGCAGGTATGGTGGACAGGTTGACAGCCTTGTTTACCGGACGGGTTGTGGGAGTGGTTCTGATCCTTATATCCCTTACCTTTCTTCCATACCTGTACCCAATGGTCATCGGGAAGGGACCGGGCCGGCCCAACGGGGATCCTGTCACCCTGGTTGTGGCACTTGTAGTAACGTTAGCTATCATATTGATATCAAGCTACGGAAAGGGCTATTTCAAGAACCTTTCCATTCTTCTGGGTATCTTGTTGGGGTACGGTATTATGGCGGCGGGGGGAAGGCTGGACCTGTCTTTTGTTAGCAGCGTACCCTTTCTGTCTGTTCCCTGGCCGTTGCACGGACCTCGTCTGGAGTTTTCCTTTGCGGGAACCATCTCCTTTTTTATGGCCAATCTGGCTGTCCTCATAAACGGGCTTGGCAGTTTTACCGCTGTGTCCAAGGTGGTGGGAGATGAGAATCTGGAAAAGCGGGTTAAAAGAGGGATCACATTGACGGGGGTGAGCGGTATGCTGGCGGCCCTGACGGGGACACTGGGAACGGTGAGTTACTCCCAGAGCCCGGGAGTTATCATGGTAACCCGTGTGGGCAGCCGATATCCGGTTCTTCTTTGTGGGATCATAATGTGTGTTCTTTCATTTTTCACCAGGTTTACTGCGATCCTCGTCAGCGTGCCGGAGGGGGTGGTGGGAGCGGCGCTTCTTGTCACCCTGGCAGCCATGGTCGGCCTGGGTATCTCTATAATAGGCGGTGAACCGGGTGGAGATACCATAAGGGATCACCTGGTGGTAGGGCTGCCCTTGCTCCTGGGAACCAGCGCATCAATGTTGCCTTCGGGATTTCTGGAGATGCTTCCCAACGCTGTGAGGGGAATTGTGGGCAACGGACTCATCGTGGGGATAACAGCGGTACTGAGCCTTGAGCACCTTGTGCTCAAGGAGTCCAGGGTCCAAGATCCTAAGTCCAAAGTTTAG
- a CDS encoding ATP-binding protein translates to MDKKRALENKINRLLEMFPVVGIVGPRQCGKSTLVHHLRPDWKYYDLESPDDYQLISGDPLGFFSLYTEKVIIDEAQQYPELFKVLRGVIDADRKQKGRFLLTGSSSPGIVKGVTESLAGRIATVELWPFKQNEFHEAPLSSVYEMITDAKVRALDYLDISSTVRIEQSLNLWLKGGFPEPIIEGERKDEFYRQWMENYIIDYVGRDIRMLFPRLNIHNFRRFITLLAQFSGHQLNMSDMARALEVSVSTIKDYLDIIHQTFLWRNLPPHTGNPLKKVQKARKGFFRDQGLLHYFLKIRDLDSLLIHPVAGFSFESFVIEEIIRGLQATMATQLEYSYYRTIDRSEVDLVIEGDFGIVPVEIKLNSVVKKTSLRGLENFMADTGASYGILINRGKRPELLTDRIVQIPVNYL, encoded by the coding sequence ATGGATAAAAAACGTGCCCTTGAAAATAAAATCAATCGTCTCCTGGAGATGTTCCCGGTGGTGGGAATTGTCGGACCGAGGCAGTGCGGCAAGTCAACCCTGGTCCACCATCTGCGCCCTGACTGGAAATATTATGACCTTGAAAGCCCGGATGATTATCAGCTGATCAGCGGTGATCCGCTGGGTTTTTTCTCCCTTTATACGGAAAAGGTGATCATTGACGAGGCCCAGCAGTATCCTGAACTGTTTAAGGTGCTCAGAGGCGTTATTGATGCGGACAGAAAACAAAAAGGCAGATTCCTGCTCACCGGATCAAGCTCACCTGGTATTGTCAAAGGGGTTACCGAGAGTCTGGCCGGCCGGATTGCCACAGTTGAGTTATGGCCCTTTAAACAAAATGAATTCCATGAAGCGCCGTTATCCTCCGTTTATGAAATGATAACCGATGCAAAAGTTCGGGCGCTGGACTATCTTGATATCAGCTCGACTGTACGGATAGAGCAGAGTCTGAATCTCTGGCTGAAAGGAGGTTTCCCCGAGCCGATCATCGAAGGTGAGAGAAAGGATGAGTTTTACCGGCAATGGATGGAAAATTATATCATCGACTATGTCGGTCGCGACATAAGGATGCTCTTCCCCAGATTGAACATCCACAACTTCCGAAGATTTATCACCTTGCTGGCCCAGTTCTCCGGACATCAGCTCAATATGAGTGATATGGCGCGGGCGCTTGAGGTCAGCGTGTCAACGATCAAGGATTATCTGGATATCATTCACCAGACCTTCCTGTGGCGCAACTTGCCTCCGCATACCGGTAACCCGCTCAAGAAAGTTCAGAAGGCAAGGAAAGGTTTTTTTCGGGACCAGGGGTTGCTGCATTACTTTCTCAAGATCAGGGATCTTGACAGCCTGCTGATTCATCCGGTGGCCGGTTTTTCCTTTGAAAGCTTTGTGATTGAAGAAATAATCCGCGGGCTTCAGGCGACGATGGCGACGCAATTGGAATATTCCTATTATCGGACCATTGACAGATCCGAGGTTGACTTGGTCATCGAAGGCGATTTCGGCATCGTGCCGGTGGAAATAAAGCTTAATTCCGTAGTGAAAAAGACCTCGTTGCGAGGTCTGGAAAATTTCATGGCCGACACTGGCGCGTCATACGGGATTCTCATCAACCGGGGCAAAAGGCCGGAACTTCTGACCGACAGGATTGTTCAGATTCCGGTTAATTATCTCTGA
- a CDS encoding transposase: MARKEDCRACDLKPKCTRSTTGGRTVKRHFEQDILDWSYDIARSRAGRRDIVIRKHFMEGSFAESCRYGFKRARWRGTERVRMQDYLIAAVQNIRLLVTHGKLKPAAAGKIGMVQRKRISALSFLARFFGFNPGLPATV; this comes from the coding sequence ATGGCGAGGAAGGAAGATTGTCGTGCGTGTGATCTTAAGCCCAAGTGCACCCGGTCAACAACGGGTGGACGAACGGTCAAGCGGCACTTCGAACAGGATATCCTGGACTGGTCCTACGATATTGCCCGGAGTCGTGCGGGGCGACGTGACATCGTCATTCGGAAGCACTTCATGGAGGGCTCTTTTGCTGAATCATGTCGTTATGGATTCAAAAGAGCCCGGTGGCGCGGGACAGAGCGGGTTCGAATGCAGGACTATCTAATCGCCGCAGTTCAGAACATCCGGCTCCTGGTGACCCATGGCAAGCTGAAACCGGCTGCTGCTGGAAAGATAGGGATGGTTCAGAGGAAGAGAATAAGCGCCCTTTCCTTTTTAGCCCGTTTTTTCGGTTTTAATCCGGGTTTGCCGGCTACGGTTTAG
- a CDS encoding transposase translates to MMGREDPPQPSLFYTSFNLDKRIRPNHPLRKVAKAIDFGFVSDEVEHLYGTNGNVSVPPPVILKLLVLLMLYNVRSEREMMDTLPERLDWLWFLGYDLDSEIPHHSVLSKARGRWGAKLFETFFERIVYQCVEAGLVEGKKLFMDSSLVDADASRESIVHTHSLKKYFNRACRQLEKRLENLEDDDAASPVGR, encoded by the coding sequence ATGATGGGCCGTGAGGATCCGCCCCAGCCTTCCCTGTTTTACACTTCCTTTAATCTCGACAAACGTATCCGTCCGAACCATCCGTTGCGTAAGGTAGCCAAGGCCATTGACTTTGGTTTCGTGTCCGATGAGGTGGAGCATTTATACGGGACGAACGGAAACGTATCGGTGCCTCCGCCCGTGATCCTGAAGCTTCTGGTTCTGTTGATGCTCTATAACGTGCGCAGCGAGCGGGAGATGATGGACACGTTGCCTGAGCGTCTGGACTGGCTGTGGTTCCTCGGATATGACCTGGATTCTGAGATCCCACATCACAGCGTTTTGAGCAAGGCGAGGGGTAGGTGGGGAGCCAAACTGTTTGAGACCTTTTTCGAGCGGATCGTCTATCAGTGTGTGGAGGCCGGTCTGGTCGAGGGTAAGAAGCTGTTTATGGATTCGAGTCTTGTGGATGCTGACGCGTCGAGAGAGTCCATTGTTCATACGCACTCTCTAAAGAAATATTTCAACCGTGCTTGTCGTCAACTGGAGAAGCGGCTGGAGAACCTTGAAGACGATGACGCTGCGTCACCGGTGGGAAGATAA
- a CDS encoding peptidoglycan DD-metalloendopeptidase family protein: protein MRYPFIAYSPKVALNPLFKGLKGEPLILDMSVEGHVFAGVDVRDQREYQRRIDWLMAEGSHGWGISSYLENREKLLADCPQMVQEQRFYHLGIDIIVPLGTPLHAPLAATIETSGYEAGEGNYGGYVLLRHQSPDFETFFSFYGHLRPDTLPAQGMSVQAGEIFAHIGDFNENGNWFYHTHLQVITELGITQGYLSKGYCAAEDLAFMDRLCPTPLPFFRT, encoded by the coding sequence ATGAGATACCCCTTTATCGCCTACAGCCCGAAGGTCGCGCTCAACCCCCTGTTCAAGGGGCTGAAAGGCGAACCCCTGATCCTGGACATGTCCGTCGAAGGGCATGTTTTTGCGGGGGTGGATGTCAGGGATCAGCGGGAATATCAGCGGCGCATCGATTGGCTCATGGCGGAAGGAAGCCACGGCTGGGGCATTTCCTCTTACCTGGAAAACCGGGAGAAGCTTCTTGCCGACTGCCCGCAGATGGTCCAGGAGCAGCGTTTTTACCATCTCGGGATCGATATCATTGTCCCCCTCGGCACGCCGCTGCACGCCCCGCTGGCAGCAACCATCGAGACGAGTGGCTACGAGGCTGGTGAGGGAAATTACGGCGGCTATGTGCTGTTACGTCATCAAAGCCCGGACTTTGAAACCTTCTTCAGCTTTTATGGCCATTTGCGGCCCGACACCCTCCCCGCTCAGGGAATGTCAGTTCAGGCGGGAGAAATCTTCGCCCACATCGGCGATTTCAATGAAAACGGAAACTGGTTTTATCACACCCATCTCCAGGTTATTACCGAGCTGGGAATAACTCAGGGCTACCTCTCCAAAGGTTACTGTGCGGCAGAGGACCTGGCCTTTATGGATCGACTCTGCCCTACCCCCCTCCCTTTTTTCCGGACTTGA